The Lysobacter sp. HDW10 genome window below encodes:
- a CDS encoding dienelactone hydrolase family protein, which translates to MRISKTLNAVVMFACVLLSPSHLRAEDDAIGNIARSESIGGQRFLVFETGGAEAKDALPLIVALHGGGGEPQDMQSHFEKMQLRARVILPRAPYVRGTGRSWYPMEYGQLGTHAQEAVAFDMADALARNLAVYRERYPTVGKPIISGFSFGGDMALLVALRHPAAISAAFPIAARWTPSWLPTRNTCAPECPRIHAFHGDSDPVVPLGPTSEAVSALSVAGYRSYLTLLTGVGHEFTPAMDVLLQQALRCWTVQEGAEAQPRAWCSRQNSASLQEGRAGDEPR; encoded by the coding sequence ATGCGCATCTCAAAAACGTTGAACGCCGTGGTGATGTTCGCTTGCGTCTTGCTCAGCCCGAGCCATCTCCGGGCTGAAGACGACGCGATTGGCAACATCGCACGTAGCGAGTCGATAGGTGGTCAGCGTTTTCTTGTATTCGAAACGGGGGGTGCCGAAGCTAAAGATGCGCTGCCGCTCATCGTGGCCTTGCACGGTGGTGGCGGCGAACCACAGGACATGCAGTCGCATTTCGAGAAAATGCAGTTGCGCGCACGCGTGATCTTGCCGCGCGCGCCCTATGTCCGTGGCACAGGACGTTCGTGGTATCCGATGGAATACGGCCAGCTAGGGACACACGCGCAAGAAGCTGTGGCGTTTGACATGGCTGATGCATTGGCACGCAACTTGGCGGTCTATCGCGAACGATATCCCACCGTCGGAAAACCGATCATTTCGGGTTTTTCTTTTGGTGGCGACATGGCGCTTCTGGTTGCCTTGCGCCACCCTGCTGCGATCTCAGCCGCGTTTCCGATAGCCGCGCGCTGGACGCCCTCGTGGCTGCCCACCCGCAATACTTGTGCGCCCGAATGTCCGCGCATCCACGCCTTCCATGGCGATTCAGATCCGGTCGTGCCGCTCGGTCCGACATCTGAAGCGGTGTCAGCACTGTCTGTTGCCGGCTATCGCTCGTACTTGACGCTTTTAACCGGCGTGGGACACGAATTTACACCCGCGATGGACGTGCTCTTGCAACAAGCGCTGCGCTGTTGGACTGTTCAAGAAGGCGCAGAAGCACAACCAAGAGCATGGTGTTCGCGTCAGAATTCTGCTTCACTCCAAGAGGGGCGTGCGGGCGATGAACCGCGTTGA
- a CDS encoding nuclear transport factor 2 family protein, giving the protein MSLLALLLCLLQQLCPHGAPHACAPSTPAQVRATLIAQAVAWDAAIVRKDRSRIEANMAEGFVHIGESGALNDTRGFLSSVLDQRLEITPYTMAQLEVRVFGDFAFLTGTTRLSGRWQGQPFSTHYRFTDTYRRHRCVWKVVRVQITPISDP; this is encoded by the coding sequence ATGTCACTCCTCGCGCTTCTGTTGTGTCTGCTGCAGCAGCTTTGCCCACACGGCGCGCCGCACGCGTGCGCGCCAAGTACACCCGCCCAAGTGCGCGCAACATTGATTGCACAAGCCGTCGCGTGGGACGCGGCCATCGTCCGGAAAGACCGCAGTCGCATCGAAGCCAACATGGCAGAAGGCTTTGTGCACATCGGCGAATCAGGCGCGCTAAACGACACCCGCGGGTTTCTCTCGTCTGTGTTGGATCAGCGCCTTGAAATCACGCCTTACACGATGGCGCAGCTTGAGGTCCGCGTATTCGGAGACTTTGCCTTCTTGACTGGCACCACACGCTTGTCGGGTCGTTGGCAAGGGCAACCGTTCTCAACCCACTATCGTTTTACCGATACGTATCGTCGACATCGATGTGTTTGGAAAGTCGTGCGCGTTCAAATCACGCCGATATCTGATCCGTGA
- a CDS encoding serine/threonine-protein kinase has translation MTHDVNDEFEAHALHALREVLELDVRERQTRLQTMDAPLRRRVEVLLESVREDELSESAGAVRAGARMGPYVLISRIGNGGMGEVFLAERADGAYEKRVAVKRIWAGHAMLTSRFLRERELLARLQHPHIAQLLDGGIDEDGRPWLAVELVEGTDIVTWCDAHNAPLTQRVELLIQLCDAVDHAHRQLVVHRDLKPSNVLVDGDGRAKLLDFGIARLLDVEETFAGNPTYAMTPAWASPEQRNGHSVTTASDIYQLGLLAHVLLSGERMDGTGIRMSSRLQREYKRLPDHGASIAGRRALGIEALMRQLRGDLDSIVSVATADDPARRYPSARALADDLAAWRDGRAVKARADERGYRFRRTMRRGWPLIAASALLLGLVGFHLYSLRNALGHTERARARADAAERAARVSQANAEAERNTATAVSNHFIRMFDALGPEAINGRHPATVKQLLKAGADALEKAGASGDQSAEARSAMWRSMASVHRQLGAHAESLAMADKALAAAREAKSNLAIAEALRAKSAALHWLGREKEAFDTTLAATRVSNQCAERCRPLQAKLHDDLAWAYSERGELVKAMSYSRLSIEQMRKDPSAVHTLAFVQALNNAGETAISAGEFDQAKRWLMEGEQRYAHRTWSSPSTGVFLQVNLAAVALATDDIEASRNRLQTLLKTTVETFGTKHTRTDLVLMALAYTTLAAGDGQAAVIASQRLLASTRAVYGEVHPQVLDAKGILLVAKLSAGDNRGVSRLRRELSERCDAPARDANIEVVRIACARVDGNDEVIAERVQALAQFKGVMPWHLRFARQQTSRRM, from the coding sequence ATGACGCATGACGTTAACGATGAATTTGAGGCGCACGCATTGCACGCCTTGCGTGAAGTGCTTGAACTTGACGTTCGCGAACGTCAAACGCGTCTGCAAACCATGGACGCGCCGCTTCGCCGCAGGGTAGAAGTTCTGCTGGAAAGCGTGCGCGAAGATGAACTGTCGGAAAGTGCCGGCGCTGTTCGGGCAGGCGCGCGGATGGGTCCCTATGTGCTGATCAGTCGCATTGGCAACGGCGGCATGGGCGAAGTGTTCCTCGCCGAAAGGGCGGACGGTGCGTACGAAAAGCGTGTTGCGGTCAAGCGGATTTGGGCAGGCCACGCAATGCTGACCAGTCGGTTTCTACGCGAACGCGAATTACTCGCAAGACTGCAGCATCCGCATATTGCGCAGTTGCTCGATGGCGGGATCGATGAAGACGGCAGGCCGTGGTTGGCCGTCGAACTTGTCGAAGGCACCGATATCGTGACGTGGTGCGACGCGCACAACGCGCCCTTGACGCAACGCGTTGAACTGCTGATCCAGTTGTGTGATGCCGTCGATCACGCGCATCGGCAGTTGGTTGTGCACCGGGATTTGAAGCCGTCCAATGTGCTGGTCGACGGAGATGGTCGCGCAAAGCTTCTGGATTTTGGGATTGCGCGACTGTTGGATGTCGAAGAAACATTTGCGGGCAATCCAACCTATGCAATGACACCGGCCTGGGCTTCGCCGGAGCAGCGCAACGGACACAGTGTTACTACGGCAAGCGATATCTACCAACTGGGTTTGCTCGCCCACGTGTTGCTGTCCGGAGAACGCATGGATGGCACAGGCATTCGCATGTCATCGCGCTTGCAACGAGAGTACAAACGCCTGCCGGACCACGGCGCATCGATCGCCGGACGTCGCGCGCTGGGCATCGAGGCCCTGATGCGTCAGCTTCGCGGCGACCTCGATAGCATCGTGTCTGTCGCCACGGCCGATGATCCCGCGCGTCGTTATCCCAGCGCGCGCGCATTGGCGGACGACCTTGCCGCTTGGCGCGACGGACGCGCCGTCAAAGCACGCGCCGACGAGCGTGGCTATCGATTCAGGCGAACGATGCGTCGCGGCTGGCCACTGATTGCAGCTAGCGCACTTCTGCTAGGACTGGTGGGATTTCATCTTTATAGCCTGCGAAATGCGCTCGGACACACCGAGCGCGCCAGGGCGCGCGCGGACGCAGCAGAACGGGCGGCACGCGTGTCGCAAGCAAACGCCGAAGCGGAACGAAACACGGCGACCGCTGTGTCAAACCATTTCATTCGAATGTTTGACGCACTCGGACCCGAAGCAATCAATGGCCGCCATCCGGCCACGGTCAAGCAATTGTTGAAGGCAGGTGCGGACGCGTTGGAGAAAGCAGGCGCGAGCGGTGATCAATCCGCAGAGGCCCGTTCAGCGATGTGGCGTTCCATGGCCTCTGTCCATCGTCAGCTGGGCGCGCATGCAGAATCACTCGCAATGGCGGACAAAGCACTAGCGGCTGCACGCGAAGCAAAAAGCAATTTGGCCATTGCAGAAGCGCTACGGGCAAAATCCGCGGCACTGCATTGGTTGGGGCGCGAGAAAGAAGCGTTCGATACCACGCTCGCAGCAACGCGCGTGTCCAACCAGTGTGCGGAGCGCTGCCGTCCCTTGCAGGCGAAGCTGCACGATGACCTCGCCTGGGCATATAGCGAACGCGGTGAACTCGTGAAAGCGATGAGCTATAGCCGATTGAGTATTGAGCAGATGCGGAAAGATCCTTCGGCTGTTCACACCTTGGCCTTCGTGCAAGCCCTCAATAATGCGGGCGAAACAGCAATCTCTGCCGGCGAATTCGATCAAGCAAAACGCTGGTTGATGGAGGGCGAGCAGCGCTACGCGCATCGCACGTGGTCCAGCCCCAGTACGGGTGTGTTCCTACAAGTCAATTTGGCCGCGGTGGCGCTTGCAACAGACGATATCGAGGCAAGTCGAAATCGTTTGCAGACACTGCTGAAAACGACGGTCGAGACATTTGGTACGAAACATACGCGGACTGATCTCGTGCTGATGGCTTTGGCTTACACCACGCTGGCGGCCGGCGATGGACAAGCGGCCGTTATCGCGAGCCAACGCCTGCTGGCGTCCACGCGCGCCGTGTACGGTGAAGTGCATCCGCAAGTACTCGATGCAAAAGGCATCCTGTTGGTCGCGAAGCTTTCTGCGGGTGACAACCGAGGCGTGTCGCGTCTCCGCCGTGAACTCTCAGAGCGCTGCGACGCGCCGGCGCGGGATGCGAACATCGAAGTCGTGCGTATCGCCTGCGCCCGCGTGGATGGGAACGACGAAGTGATTGCAGAACGCGTGCAAGCGCTCGCGCAATTCAAAGGTGTGATGCCGTGGCACCTTCGTTTCGCGCGACAGCAAACCTCGCGTCGCATGTAG
- a CDS encoding low affinity iron permease family protein: MKHASAYSRFAQAASRFCGRPKVFVFAVLLIVVWLVTGPIFNYSDTWQLIINTATTIVTFLMVFLIQNTQNRDTEAIQIKLDELIRATQGAHNALLDLEDLEDQRLDEFRSKYRLLAATARSALENGDQDTDTPDP; encoded by the coding sequence ATGAAGCACGCATCTGCCTATTCCCGTTTCGCGCAAGCCGCCTCGCGCTTCTGCGGGCGGCCGAAGGTTTTCGTATTTGCAGTGCTCTTGATCGTGGTTTGGTTGGTGACAGGGCCTATCTTCAATTACAGCGATACCTGGCAGCTGATCATCAACACCGCCACAACCATTGTGACCTTCTTGATGGTGTTCTTGATTCAGAACACGCAGAACCGTGACACTGAAGCCATCCAAATCAAACTCGATGAATTGATTCGTGCAACGCAAGGTGCACACAACGCACTGTTGGATTTAGAAGACCTTGAAGACCAGCGCTTGGATGAGTTCCGCAGCAAGTATCGGCTGTTGGCTGCGACGGCGCGTTCGGCGCTTGAGAATGGCGACCAAGATACCGACACGCCGGATCCATGA
- a CDS encoding YadA-like family protein: MFPSRFAPAAFALLLLSAVSAPAHAADKSCKNPAGVDIPGDTNQGYEVGIENTTCATTANATGVQNNASAEGATAIGYQNEAFAINSVAMGRGNITRGLSSLAIGFNNETAESANYATAIGRFNTVAAERGVALGINNNVVGQRGLAMGTDSLVSGTDAVALGFHVTASHDHAVAIGDYATTDRAYSVSFGDALVQRQLTHVAAGTQATDATNLSQLRDMAGALGGGAGFDAGGAFVPPVYTIQGNNYGTVWDALTAVDSRLTSGGGSGAGVSQMYVDNADARTLLAANQHADSQAQQVVASARKYAEMAVDHADRGDAATLTAAKAYTDQQVLLKDDRFTQLNTRVERGFQSAGQRIDKTGAMSVAMTQMSVNTMNGSSTKGRLAVGIGVQGNQAAVAVGYGKRFATRASFSLGASFTQGHASAGAGIGVDL, translated from the coding sequence ATGTTCCCTTCCCGTTTTGCTCCCGCGGCCTTCGCGCTTCTTTTGTTGTCCGCCGTCTCAGCACCAGCGCATGCCGCCGACAAATCCTGCAAAAATCCCGCAGGTGTTGATATCCCCGGTGATACGAACCAGGGCTACGAAGTGGGCATCGAAAACACGACGTGCGCGACAACCGCGAATGCAACCGGCGTGCAAAACAACGCATCAGCGGAAGGCGCGACGGCCATCGGCTATCAGAATGAAGCGTTTGCAATCAACAGCGTTGCGATGGGTCGTGGAAACATAACGAGGGGATTGTCCAGTCTCGCAATCGGGTTCAACAACGAAACAGCCGAGTCCGCGAACTATGCAACCGCGATCGGCCGTTTCAATACAGTGGCTGCTGAACGAGGTGTCGCCCTGGGTATCAATAACAACGTTGTCGGACAACGCGGTCTTGCAATGGGTACAGACAGTCTCGTTTCCGGTACTGACGCAGTCGCGTTGGGGTTCCATGTGACGGCGAGCCACGACCACGCGGTTGCAATCGGAGACTATGCCACGACCGATCGTGCGTATTCGGTCTCATTCGGAGACGCGCTCGTGCAGCGACAGCTGACGCACGTTGCCGCCGGCACGCAGGCCACGGATGCCACCAATCTTTCTCAGCTGAGGGATATGGCAGGCGCTCTAGGTGGCGGGGCCGGATTCGACGCGGGCGGCGCCTTCGTGCCGCCCGTCTACACCATTCAAGGGAACAACTACGGCACGGTGTGGGACGCCTTGACCGCGGTCGACAGTCGCCTGACATCTGGCGGCGGAAGCGGCGCCGGTGTTTCCCAAATGTATGTGGACAACGCCGACGCGCGGACACTTCTTGCGGCAAATCAACATGCAGACAGCCAAGCGCAACAAGTTGTTGCGTCGGCGCGAAAATATGCGGAGATGGCGGTAGACCATGCCGATCGCGGCGACGCCGCTACGCTGACGGCGGCCAAGGCGTATACCGATCAGCAAGTACTGCTGAAAGATGACAGGTTCACGCAATTGAACACGCGCGTCGAACGCGGCTTTCAGAGCGCGGGTCAGCGCATCGACAAGACCGGTGCAATGAGCGTGGCGATGACGCAGATGTCGGTGAATACGATGAATGGCAGTTCGACCAAAGGGCGACTGGCCGTGGGTATCGGCGTCCAAGGTAACCAAGCGGCAGTCGCTGTCGGCTACGGCAAGCGCTTCGCGACACGCGCTTCGTTTTCATTGGGCGCCAGCTTCACGCAGGGCCACGCATCGGCAGGTGCCGGCATCGGTGTGGACCTGTGA
- a CDS encoding L,D-transpeptidase family protein yields MRGVLVIAIALALVGSAHAQTTSKKTTAKPSVGKTSSAPKAKLLTLDPDVIKPNTFSWAPDLSPTGPVVIVVSLNEQRMHVYRNGIRIAVSTVSSGIAGRDTPSGSYEILQKKTMHHSNLYSNAPMPFMQRLTWDGIALHAGYNPGHAASHGCVRMPKAFSEKLYGITKIGTRVIITDDLTASIENLIHPGDVAPIDAITGVPVPEADSGTWPVVSKKKAGTDTATKPKDVTTPAAPTAVENVNAPVRANAAETPSQAETPAESTPVLPKAEDPALVPHTVPVTPAPQTPEKPEKSKDSVPVDVAEPPAREG; encoded by the coding sequence ATGCGTGGGGTACTAGTCATTGCAATTGCGCTGGCCTTGGTCGGCTCGGCGCACGCGCAAACAACATCGAAGAAAACAACGGCCAAACCAAGCGTGGGCAAGACGTCGTCTGCGCCCAAGGCCAAGCTGTTGACGCTAGATCCCGATGTCATCAAACCCAACACCTTCTCTTGGGCGCCTGACCTGTCGCCTACGGGCCCCGTTGTGATTGTCGTGAGCTTGAACGAACAGCGCATGCACGTGTATCGCAATGGCATTCGTATTGCGGTGTCTACGGTCAGCTCGGGGATTGCCGGGCGCGATACGCCTTCCGGTAGCTACGAGATTCTGCAAAAGAAGACGATGCACCACTCCAATCTCTACAGCAACGCGCCCATGCCCTTCATGCAGCGCCTGACTTGGGATGGGATTGCCTTGCACGCGGGGTACAACCCGGGACACGCGGCCTCACACGGCTGCGTGCGCATGCCGAAAGCCTTCTCTGAGAAGTTGTATGGCATCACCAAGATCGGCACCCGCGTGATCATCACTGACGACCTCACGGCGTCAATTGAGAACTTGATCCACCCGGGCGATGTGGCGCCGATCGACGCCATCACCGGCGTTCCGGTGCCGGAAGCTGACAGCGGCACATGGCCTGTCGTGAGCAAGAAGAAGGCAGGCACGGACACGGCAACCAAACCGAAAGACGTGACGACGCCAGCAGCGCCGACGGCTGTGGAAAACGTGAATGCACCGGTTCGCGCAAATGCGGCCGAAACGCCTTCACAAGCTGAAACTCCGGCTGAATCGACGCCCGTGCTGCCGAAGGCGGAAGATCCGGCGTTGGTGCCACACACGGTACCGGTCACGCCGGCACCGCAGACCCCCGAAAAACCAGAGAAATCGAAGGATTCGGTGCCCGTCGACGTGGCTGAGCCCCCAGCACGGGAAGGCTAA
- a CDS encoding effector binding domain-containing protein — protein sequence MTLLQQSGGFHVEGASVRTSNSREMSPHGQIKGLWQHYCESAAFSVSETAFAVYSDYETDRDGDYTVTVGKASETGIEVSAGTYLIFTSEGRSPEAIGNAWNRVWLYFSTCDTYIRTFKTDYEVYAPDGAVTLHIGVEHIAV from the coding sequence ATGACCCTCCTCCAACAAAGTGGCGGCTTCCACGTCGAAGGCGCGTCGGTACGCACAAGCAACAGCCGGGAAATGTCGCCGCACGGGCAGATCAAAGGGCTCTGGCAGCACTATTGCGAATCCGCAGCGTTCTCCGTTTCAGAAACGGCATTTGCTGTCTATTCCGATTACGAAACAGATCGCGATGGCGACTATACGGTGACCGTCGGTAAAGCGTCTGAGACGGGCATCGAAGTCAGTGCCGGAACGTATTTGATTTTTACTTCAGAAGGAAGGTCACCGGAGGCAATAGGCAACGCGTGGAATCGCGTTTGGCTGTACTTTTCAACGTGTGACACATACATCCGCACTTTCAAAACGGACTATGAAGTGTATGCACCGGATGGTGCGGTCACACTCCATATCGGCGTCGAACACATCGCAGTCTGA
- a CDS encoding PD40 domain-containing protein: MTAQTVLNEDKRLIAPGVISTGDDEWGLTLSPDSNMILFNKADRGYSIQVIMEATRGRDGQWRSPRVASFSGQYRDIDPAFSPDGRYLIFASNRPVDPNGARKTDFDLWRVDRQSDGTWGSPRHLGDAVNSTGSETNSSITVDGTLYFATSDRAGVLGQRDLMRAKPTRTGYDAPEPLSAPINSEFDESNHWIAPDESYLLFLSNRPGGFAANDLYISFRSASGWTMPKNIGPRLNRQGASGVFTPFVDTRGTLYFAERDTQWQPLPDAPLSTDALEAYLRGPRNGQGDLYSIPWSVDAYR, translated from the coding sequence GTGACCGCGCAAACCGTTCTGAACGAAGATAAGCGCTTGATCGCGCCGGGCGTGATTTCGACCGGTGATGACGAATGGGGTCTGACCCTTTCGCCGGATTCGAACATGATCTTGTTCAACAAGGCTGATCGCGGTTATTCCATTCAAGTGATCATGGAAGCGACGCGCGGACGCGACGGTCAATGGCGGTCACCACGTGTTGCGTCTTTCTCCGGGCAATACCGCGACATCGATCCTGCATTCAGCCCGGATGGTCGATACCTCATCTTTGCTTCCAACCGTCCTGTCGATCCGAACGGGGCGCGAAAAACGGATTTCGACCTTTGGCGGGTAGACCGACAAAGCGATGGCACATGGGGATCACCACGACACCTCGGCGATGCCGTCAACAGCACGGGCTCAGAAACAAACAGTTCAATCACGGTTGACGGGACGCTTTATTTCGCGACTTCCGACCGCGCGGGCGTGCTCGGACAACGCGACTTGATGCGTGCGAAGCCGACACGCACCGGCTACGACGCGCCTGAACCACTTTCGGCGCCCATCAATTCAGAATTCGACGAATCCAATCATTGGATTGCGCCCGACGAGTCTTATCTGTTGTTTCTCTCCAACAGACCCGGCGGCTTCGCAGCGAATGACCTTTACATCAGCTTTAGATCTGCAAGCGGATGGACGATGCCGAAAAACATCGGTCCGCGCCTGAACCGACAAGGTGCCAGCGGTGTGTTCACGCCCTTTGTCGACACCCGAGGCACGCTCTATTTCGCCGAACGCGATACGCAATGGCAACCCTTGCCTGACGCACCGCTTTCAACCGATGCGCTTGAGGCGTACTTGCGTGGACCCCGCAACGGGCAAGGCGATCTGTATTCCATACCGTGGTCGGTCGACGCCTATCGATGA
- a CDS encoding murein L,D-transpeptidase catalytic domain family protein, with protein sequence MKRLHALFICLTASTLFGCSTAPKTAPEPSARVIHSPIRPTLQTLTPQQRELAQLQALAPTADPGVLALALEARSCAVLNGDVPDSSRLAVIDYSRPSTEKRLWVFDLDNNTLLFNEYVAHGQGSGMNYATSFGNTENSHKTSIGLFLTAETYQGGNGYSMRMDGLDRGFNDNARQRAIVMHGADYVNPNMIAKQGRIGRSYGCPALERAVAAKVINILKDKQLVFSYANDNTWLHSSRYFGCNGQTVAQIMASARDNKQRYGGGAVAVAAP encoded by the coding sequence ATGAAAAGACTTCACGCCCTCTTCATCTGTCTGACCGCGTCCACCTTGTTCGGTTGTTCCACGGCCCCTAAGACGGCCCCGGAACCGAGCGCTCGGGTCATTCATTCCCCCATTCGCCCGACCCTGCAAACCCTCACGCCGCAACAACGTGAGCTTGCCCAGCTGCAAGCTTTGGCACCGACGGCGGATCCGGGTGTCTTGGCTTTGGCCTTGGAAGCGCGTAGCTGCGCGGTCTTGAACGGCGACGTGCCGGACTCGAGCCGACTGGCCGTGATCGACTATTCACGCCCGTCGACTGAAAAGCGTCTTTGGGTCTTCGATCTCGACAACAACACCTTGTTGTTTAACGAATACGTGGCTCATGGCCAAGGCAGTGGCATGAACTACGCCACGTCTTTCGGAAACACCGAGAACAGCCACAAGACCAGCATCGGTTTGTTCTTGACCGCGGAAACCTACCAAGGCGGCAACGGCTACTCCATGCGCATGGACGGATTGGATCGCGGCTTCAATGACAATGCGCGTCAGCGCGCGATCGTCATGCACGGCGCCGATTACGTCAATCCAAACATGATTGCCAAACAAGGTCGCATCGGTCGCAGCTATGGCTGCCCGGCATTGGAACGCGCAGTCGCTGCAAAAGTGATCAACATTCTGAAAGACAAGCAGTTGGTATTCTCGTACGCAAACGACAACACTTGGCTGCATTCGTCCCGCTACTTCGGTTGCAATGGTCAAACCGTTGCACAAATCATGGCGAGCGCACGCGACAACAAGCAACGCTACGGCGGTGGTGCTGTGGCCGTGGCCGCGCCCTGA
- a CDS encoding ECF-type sigma factor, translating to MNDDVTRLLQCWSEGDTAALERVLPQVYAELRRLARIQLSRQSGHETLQPTALVNDVLLKMIDRPAPVSVDSRAHLYNMAARMMRQLLVDRARSAGAEKHGGGWLRDDFARALDLPIPEHTRLPELDVALETLTKLAPRMAQIVEMRFFIGLSVTEVASILNLDDRTVYRDWAAARAWLRDHLSE from the coding sequence ATGAACGACGACGTCACACGCTTGTTGCAGTGTTGGAGTGAGGGAGACACAGCCGCGCTGGAGCGCGTCTTACCTCAGGTGTATGCCGAGCTGAGGCGCTTGGCGCGCATTCAATTGAGTCGACAGAGTGGACACGAAACACTGCAACCGACCGCGCTCGTGAATGATGTCTTGTTGAAGATGATTGATCGACCCGCGCCGGTATCTGTCGATAGCCGCGCCCATCTATACAACATGGCGGCACGCATGATGCGCCAACTGCTCGTTGATCGCGCGCGCAGTGCCGGCGCGGAAAAGCACGGCGGTGGATGGCTTCGCGATGACTTTGCACGAGCGTTGGATCTACCTATTCCCGAACACACCCGGCTGCCCGAGTTGGATGTCGCGCTTGAAACCTTGACGAAGCTGGCGCCGAGAATGGCGCAAATTGTTGAGATGCGCTTCTTCATCGGTTTGAGCGTGACCGAAGTCGCGTCGATTCTGAATTTGGATGATCGCACCGTCTATCGCGATTGGGCAGCTGCGCGGGCTTGGCTGAGAGATCACTTGTCGGAATGA